The DNA sequence CAATGCAGTTGCTCCCGGGACAACTCTGACTGAACGTATTGAAAAAGTTCGGTCCGAGGAATTCAAGAAAATGGCTGCCGGTTTTTCTCCGCTCGGCCGCTTGGCCGAAGTTGGAGAACAGGCTGAGGCAATTCTCTTTCTTGCGTCAGACCGCGCTTCTTATATTACGGGAGCTACCCTCGATGTGAGCGGTGGCAGAATCATGTTCTAAATTTTATATTGCTTTTTTTTTGTAAAACCGATATCATCATTACTATCAGGTTGTCTGTTTGTGTTCAATATGAAGGTCAAAATATATGACGAAAAAAAAGGAGATCATAAATCTTACTCGAAACTGTAGTATAAACATTTAGCAGGGTTGAAATATTATAGAAATCCATATGTAACCCGAAAGTTATTAATCGGCATGATATGACATAGATGATTCGAACATGAAGGAGTTGGACCGATGACATTTTGGGTAGTTCAATTGTTGAATGGATTGGCATTTTCGTCTCTATTATTTCTGCTTTCTGTAGGTTTTACCTTGATTTTCGGTTTGATGAGAATCTTGAAGTTAACCCATGGCGCCTTTTTTGCTCTTGGAGGCTACGTTGGATTAACAGTTCTTCAGGTAACAGGTAATTTTTACCTGGCCATCCTTGCCGGTGGAGCAGCAATGACTATCATCGGCTTACTTCAGCACAAAATTTTACTTCATCGATTCCACGGTATTCCCCTGAACCAGGTCTTACTCACCCTTGGACTCTGGCTGATTTATGATGATATTATTTTGGTCATTTGGGGAGGAATCCCCCAGAGAGTTCCGCCACCACCACTTCTTGAGGGTGCCATGTCTGTCTTTGGCACTGCATTTCCCAAATATCGGTTTGCCCTTATTCTGCTTGGTGTCGTAGTTGCCATTGTCGTCTGGTTAATTATTGAAAAGACAAAGCTTGGTGCTGTTATCCGAGCAGGGGCGGATAATGAAGAAATTGCCCGGGCGATGGGTATTAATGTCAATAAAGTCTTTATTTTTGCTTTCGGTTTCGGCTCATTCCTGGCTGGTATCGCCGGTGTCCTTGGCGCTCCATTGCTCGGACTTGAACCGGCAACATCCAGTCTAATTCTTCCACTTGCCCTGGTTGTAGTCATCGTCGGGGGTTTGGGTAGCTTAAAGGGTGCAATGGTTGGAAGTCTATTCGTTGGCCTTGTGGATAATTTCGGCCGGGTATTGATTCCCGATTTTGCTTATTTTACACTTTTTGCGCCAATGGCCCTGATTCTTATTTTCAGACCACAGGGTATGTTTGGTCGAAAATAAAGGAGGGTGACAACAAGTATGATAGCTGCGATTATAACCAAAAACAAATACAAGGTGATATTCCTGGTTGCCATGTTAGTGTTACTGGTCCTGGCGCCCCAGTTTGTATCACGTTTTACCGTTACATTGATAACTCTATGTTTTGTTTATAGCATCCTGGCCATGAGCCTTGATTTACTGGCCGGTTATATGGGTTATGCCTCCTTGGGCCATGCTGCATTTTTTGGTGTAGCCGCTTACTCGGTGGCCATTGCAAACACAAAGATGGGGTACAGCTTTTTACCATCAGTAATATTTTCCCTGGCCATAACTATTTTTCTTGCCCTGATTTTTGGTCTCTTGGTTTCCAGTCTTAAAGGAGTTCAGTTTACCCTTGTGAACCTTGCCCTCGGTCAGGTAATCTGGGGTGTGGCTTATCGCTGGTATAATCTTACCGGTGGAGATGATGGACTTCGAGGTGTAGCCAGACCGGAAATCGGTTCACTGGTGTTACGAGGTGATTCATTCTATTATTTTGCATTAATTGTTTTTGTCGTATCGTTGATCTGCCTGGTCATGCTGGTTCAATCACCCTTTGGACAAACAATCAGGGGTATTAAACTCAGTGAATCACGAATGCGGGTTTTAGGCTATAACGTATTTTTACATAAGTACCTGAATTATATTATTGCCGGTTTTTTTGCCGGCGTAGCCGGGATATTAATGGTTTACTTCAATACTTATATAGGACCAAGTTCTTTGGAAGTGTTTGCTTCAGCTTCAGCGCTGTTGATGGTTCTGGTAGGCGGAGCCGGAACACTATTTGGTCCCATCATCGGTGCATCTTTTGTCGTTCTGTTGGAAAACTTCTTCAGCGCACAGACTGAAAGATGGATGATGATTATGGGTTTACTGTACGTATCAGTGGTGCTGTTTCTGCCCGGAGGAATTTTTGGTCTTTTCAAAAACCTGATTAACCGTATTTTTTCCAGGAAAATTCAGAAGCCTGTTTCTGATAGCATTGATAAATAGTCTGCAGGATAATTATTGGCAGCAGGAGGTGAATTAGGGGGCAACTACTTTATGAATACTGTATTACTGCTTACAATTCTGAGAGGAGAGTAATCTGCATGATTAAAAAGATGACGGTTGGCTTGTTGGTTTTGCTAATGGTAACTGCGCTGTTCGCGGTTGCAGGATGTGGAGGAGATACAACAACACCTCCAACAGAAGAACCTGGTGAAAATGGCGAGGATCTTCCGGTAATTAAAATTGGCTTCCTTGCTCCGTTAACCGGGACTTTTGCAGCCAGTGGTGTTGACATGCGTGACGGTATGCTGCTTTACCTGTTCGAAAAAGACTCGGTTCTGGCTGGCTATAAAATCGAGGTTGTCGTTGAAGATACCGCCGGTAACCCTGATGTAGCTCTGACCAAGGCCCGTCGTTTAGTCGAACAGGAGAACGTTGATTTTCTGATGGGTGGTCTGCTCGCTTCAGAGGGATATGCTCTCTACGAGTATGCCAAAGATATGGAAATTACCTATCTGGCTCCAATCCCTTCATCTGAAACCCTGACCAAGGGCGATGTAAGCGACTATTTCCTGAGGACCGGATGGTCCAGTGCTCAGCCGATGATGCCCCTTGGCGAATGGATGTACGAGAATGGATACAGAAAAGTAGTTTATATCGCCATGGACTATGCCTTCGGTTATGAAACTGCCGGTGGATTCCAGAGAGCGTTCGAGAATGCCGGTGGAGAAGTAGTCAAAAAGATCTGGACTCCAATCGGTGTCCCCGACTTTGGTCCTTACCTGGCTGAGATTGCCGGGATGGCCGGTGAAATTGATGCTGTTGTTGCTACTATAGTCGGTGGTGATGCAACAAGATTTATCCCTGCTTATGCTGAATATGGTCTCAAAGATCTGCTGCCGTTGTTTGGCCCGGGTAACCTTACCGACCAATCGACTATGCAGACCATGGGTGATGAATGCCTCGGTATTATTACGGCACTCCACTATACTGATGGTATAGATACTCCCGAAAATAAGGCATATGATCAGGCATTCCGTAATCGCTACGGCCGGATGAACGGATACTTCAATGAAGGTCCCTATACCGGGATGATGGCTTTCGAAGCAACTCTGGAGATGGTTGGTGAAAACTACAATGATCCAATCGCTTTTGCGGAAGCATTTCGCCAAATCGAGCTGATTGCACCACGTGGCCCGATGTCTATTGATGATTACAACCATCCTGTTTACAAAGTCTACATTTCTGAGGTTAAGAGGATCGATGGGATATTACGTAATATTCCATTTGACGAAATTGAAAATGTTACACAGTGGGGACCCTATACACCTGAAGAATACATGGCTTTGCCGTTATACGAAAGAGACTAGTAGAGTTATAAACATCCCGGCTGTTATTATTACAGCCGGGATTGTTTAAAAACCATCATGCTAGAAAGTTCAGGCTGGAGTAAAATTTTTATTGACGATAACCCGGGCAGGAGGATACCGGTTTTATCTAGGGGGAGAGAGGATAATAGTGGTTAACGAGAAGAAAGGTTTGGAACCAATTGTAGTTATTGAAAATGTTACAAAGAGATTCGGGGGGCTTGTTGCTGTCGATGACGTGAGCCTTAAAGTTTATCCCGGCGAGAGACACTCAATAATAGGTTCTAATGGTGCCGGAAAGACCACCCTGTTTAACATGATCAGCGGAGAGCTTAGTGTGACCAGTGGAAAAATATATATTAAAGGTATTGACGTAACTGACATGAAAACTTATAAAAGAGTTCCCCTGGGATTGGCCCGGACATTCCAGATTACCAACCTGTTTCCTACTTTAAGTGTTTTGGAGAACGTTATTTTGGGTCTTCAGGGTATTAAGCCTTCCAAGTTCGTCATGTGGAAACCTTTAAGCAGTTACCGGGAGTACTATGAAGAAGCCGAGAATTTATTAAACCAGTTTGACCTGTGGAGGCTGAAAGATACCCTGGTTAAAAATCTCTCCTACGGCGATCAGCGCCTGATGGAAGTAATTCTCGGTTTGGCCAGTAAGCCTGAAATATTAGCGCTGGATGAACCCAGTTCAGGTCTTTCCAGTGCCGAAACCGACCGCTTGATCGATGTATTGAATGGTTTAGAGAAAGAACTGACTATCATTCTGATCGAGCATGACATGAAGGTTGCTTATGATGTAACCGAGAATATGACAGTGCTTGCTGATGGTGTTGTTGTTGCCGAAGGAACCGTTGAAGAGGTTCGGAATAACGAGCGGGTTAAAGAAATTTATCTTGGAAAGGTTGCGACACAACAATGATTCTTAATGTTGAAGGAGTTCACACCTATTATGGTGACAGCCACATTTTACATGGGGTTGATATCGGTGTTGAAGAGAACCAGGTTATCGCCCTTTTAGGCCGGAACGGTGTTGGCAAAACTACCTTGGTAAGGACTATTATGGGTATAGTTCAACCGAAAGAGGGCAGGATTGAATTTAATGGAGAAGATATTACCCGTAAGCCTTCAGATATGATAGCCCGTAGAGGTCTCGGATATGTTCCCCAGGGAAGATTTGTCTTCCCCTCGCTTACCGTTATGGAGCACCTGCAGGTTGTAGCCCGCAATTCAGAAAATGGAGCCGGTTGGACAATTGAAAAAGCACTGGACTTTTTCCCGCGTCTAAAAGAGCGCCTGAAAAACAGGGGAGATGAACTGTCCGGTGGAGAACAGCAGATGCTGGTTATAGCCAGAGCCCTGGTTACAAATCCAAAGATGCTGATCATGGACGAACCTACGGAAGGGTTGGCCCCTGTTATTGTTGAAGAAGTGGGCAAGCTGATTCATGATATCAAGAATCAGGGTTATCCGATATTTCTGGTAGAACAAAATATATCTTTTGCTACCGAAGTTGCTGATGTGACCTATATTATGTCGAAAGGTACTATAGTCTACAAGGGATTGCCGCAGGAACTGCTTGCCGACAAAGCCTGTATGGATGAACATCTCTGCGTCTAGGCATTTAGCGATAATGTTTTTTAATAAATCAGGCTTAAGTGTCAATTTGCCTTTGGGGGTTTTAAGATGCGATTAACAGATAATATATATTTTTCTCGTCTTGATTTTGATATTAACATGCCTGATGGTTCTAAAAATTCCAGGATGACTTATGCGGTATTGTTAAAATACCGGGATATTTGCCTGGTTGACAGTGGTGTAATGCCTACCATAAATGATCTTTTAAAAATGTTTAAAGAGGCAGAGGTGGAAGCCGGAGATATTAATTATTTAATCAACACCCACTGCCACTTTGATCATTCGGGGGGGAATGCTCTTCTTAAAGAGCTTAATCCTCATTTGCAGTTAATGTCTCACCCTGCAGGGCAGGAATTTATAGAGTCCCCTGAAGCTCAAAATTCTGTAAGGCCGGTTCCATCATACAGGGACCTTGTTAAAGACGGCGTAAAGGTAGACAGGCTGCTTGCAGAAGGCGATCTGATTGACATAGGAACGCCACTTGAAATAATCTATACCCCCGGCCATTCCAGGGATTCAATAAGCGTCTACCTGCCAAAGGAAAAACTGGTAATTGTCGGAGATGCCATTCCTCTTAGCGGAGATCTTCCTATCTATGAAGATCTCAATGCACTGAAAGAATCCCTTAATAAAATTGGCAAACTCGACTATCGATACATGCTGACAGCTTTTCAGGGTTTATATGATAGAAATGAAGATCCGGATGGAAAAAATAATCCCATAGATCAAGCCCTGGGATATCTGGATGTCATTGATAAACATGTTAAGTCTATAACGGATGATGATCCATCCCTTAGTGTTAATGAAATTACCGGCAAATTAGTATCTGAATTGAACCTTCCACCGAAATTCCCTCCATTTGTATACACGAGTGTTGCAGAGCATGTAAAAAATTTAAAATAATTTAGATCAAATAAATCAAAGGAGAACTACCATGGGAGATACCTATCCTACCTTAAAAGTTGCGGCTGTCCAGGCTGTGCCGGTATTTCTTGATCGGGAAGCAACTACGGAAAAAGCATGTAAATTAATCCGGGAAGCCGGAGAGGGAGGAGCAAAATTTATAGTATTTCCGGAAGGTTTTATTCCTTCTCACCCGGTATGGTATCATTTTCACCCGGGCACAAGTTCTACAGGAATCAAGCTGAGTGTTGAACTCTTCAAGAATTCTGTCGAAATCCCCGGCCCACAGATTACCGATCTCTGCCAGGCGGCCAAAGATGCTGAAGCCTATGTTGTAATGGGACTTTGTGAAAAATTACCTAATACTATTGGAACAATGTATAACACGCAGGTTTTTATCGGTCCTGACGGAAGTTACCTGGGCAAACATCAGAAGCTTGCGCCTACGGTTGGAGAGAGGTTGGTCCATAAAGGCGGGTTTGGTGACACTTTCGGTACTATTGAAACCGAGTATGGTCCTGTCAGCGGCCTGCTCTGCAGTGAAAACTCCAATCCTTTGATGATCATGGCTTTATGCGCCGAAGGTACCAGAATCCATGCTGCGGCATGGCCAAATCATTGGAGCAAACTCCAGAAGTCAATGAAAGAATTTGTATCAATAGCTACATTGAATTTTGCTCAGGCTACAAAAGCATTTGTGATCAGTTCATGCGCTACAGTAGATGAACGAATGATCAAAATGATGGAATTAACCCCTGAAGAAGAAAATATACTTAGAGAACCTGAATATGCCGGAGGGTCGATGATTGCGGCTCCCAATGGCAAATTGATAGCCGGACCCATGGGAAATGAAGAAGGTATCCTTTATGCAGATATTGATCTTGAACTATCTGTAAGACATAAGCTGGAGCATGATTTTGCCGGTCACTATAATCGTTCTGATGTATTTCAGCTGTTTATTAACAGAAATGCTCCACAACTATATATCCAGCAGGGAAAAAAATTTCCCGATCCGGAAAATCTTTTTGAAAAGATTCAGGATTCATCAGATATTGATGAGTTGGCTTTGAATTATTTTCAGGATGAAGAATCAGATGGATGTTAATAAATAACTAATCAGCCCGGTGGGAGAGTTTATAGATGAAAAAGGTTCTTATTGTTGACAGTAATTATGAAAACTGCATTGAAGCTGTAAGGGAAGTATTTGCCCAATTCCCTTCGAATCTGCGTGGGAAAAAGGTTGCCGTTAAGGTAAACGCGATCAAAGCAGGCGACCCGGACAAAGATGCCTTTACAACCAACTATAATTTTGTTAAAGCAGTAATCAGTCACCTGGAAACTCTCGGGCCATCGTCAATTGTTGTCGGTGATTCTGTGGGAACCGAGTCGTACGGTAATTCTGATGATGTTTTCACCAGGGCCAGGCTGAAAGAAGCTGCCGGTCCCTATTATAAAAACTTTAATCAGAATCTTGAACTGGTAGAATTGGGAAGACCTCTCAAACGAAAAGTGGCGGTATTGAAGGATATCCTTGATGCCGATTTTTATATTTCGCTCCCAAAATTGAAAACCCATGGATTAACCCTGCTGAGCGGGGGAATGAAAAATAATTTTGGACTGCTCACGGGAGCTCAAAAATCCTGGTACCATTATTACTCAAAAACACCGGAAGCTTTTGCCTCGATCGTAACTGAAATGTTCCGTTTGCGACCCCCTGATCTGGTTGTCATGGATGCCGTTTTGGCTATGGAAGGTTACGGCCCGGCTTCTCCTGAAACTAGGTGGGTAAAAAAAGTAATTGCCTCAGATGATGCAGTAGCGCTCGATACAGTTGCTGCTAAAATTGTTGGATTTACCGTAGAAGAAGTGCCCACTTTATCCCAGGCCAGGGATTTAAGTTTGGGGGAAACTTTCCTGGAGAACATTGAGATTATTGGTGAGGCCCCTACTATACAGGAATACCATCGTCCCACACCGCCTGAATTGTCTTACAGCTATAAAGCCGGGGTAGGCTCGGGCAGGACTTCAATCGAATTCTACCGGGTCCGGGTTGCCATGCGGCCGGTTTTTGATCCTGAAAAATGTCAGGCAGGTTGTACAATATGTGTCGATAACTGTCTATTTAAAGCTCTAAGCAGGGATGAGGGATTACCTGAGATTAATCCTGCTTTGTGTATGTTATGCAGTGGTTGCAAGGAAATTTGCCCTTATGATGCGGTACAGCTTCTACCGGATGATACGATAGTTAAAGAGCTGGAAATTAAAGAAAAAGACTGGATGTAACCCAGGTACATTTCATCTCACTCCCATACCTAAAAAAGTATAAAAAAACAGATTAATCCAGGACAAGTAATTTGGCAAATAACGGGAAAAGTTCGTTATTAAATCATTCCAAATGCTGACAAACAGGGGTAGGTTGTATTGCTTTTTGAATGTCTGATATGCTATAATTCAGTAAATAAGACAAGGAGGTTTGACAGGTATGCAATACGGTCAGTTTGCTGTTGATTATGAGCATCGCCCTTATAATCCTGAAAGAATGCGTATTGAAAGAGTAGAGCGGGCTCAGCAGGCTTTAAAAAAACATGGTCTCGGGGCGTTAATCCTTTATGACTATGATTATCACCGTTATTTAGGTTACTATTCTTACCATCAATATGCGAGGCGCAGGTTAGGTACTTACGTATTATTGGTTCAGGGACAGGGATTTCCATATGTCAACGTTGATAAATATGAACACGGTTGGGAAAGCTTAAGGATGCCCTGGTTTGAAGGTAAAATGGTTTTAAAATCATCAAAACCTTACCAGCTTTGCAACGGGTTACCCGACACCCCCGAATTCATGGAAAAATCCTTTGAAGAGAACGCTGCAGAAATAAAAGCACTGCTTAAAAAGCATGATTTGCTTGATATGCCGGTCGGTATCGATGTTGCGAGCGCACACCTACTCGATGTTTTGAGAAGAAACGGCTTAAATGTTGTAGATGGAAATAACTGTATGGTTGATGCCATCAGGGTAAAAACTGAGGATGAAATTCACTGTCTGCGCATGGCGGGTGCGATTACCGAAGCTGCTCACTGGGAAGTAGCCCAGGCGTTGCGTCCGGGAATGACTGAGCTGGAGATAGCCGGTATTGCGGCCAATGGATGTTTCAAGCATGGAGCAGAAGAACTTGAAGGCCCCAGCTTTGTCGTTTGTTCCGGTGAACGTTCCGGATACGGATTGCCGAACATGCCTACTGACAGAAGAGTAAGGCCTGGTGATTTTGTGGTTCTTGACATAAATGGTGTCAGCTTTAACGGCTACCGGACCTGTTTTTACCGTACATACCTGGTTGGTGACAAACCGACTGAATTCCAGAAAGAAGTTTATGATATCGCCTACGAAGGCTTGATGGCCATGTCGTCCTGCATGAAGCCGGGTATCACAACAGCCGATGTTCAGAAAGAATGGCTTAAAAAAGGCGATGCACCGGGACTCTGGGGTAGAGAACCAAAATGGCCGGAACCGGGACGTTATTTCTTTGGTTCAGGCGGACATCCCATAGGGCTGCGTTCAGGTGATCCGGGCGCAACCATAGCAGGTTCAGGCTGGATTTTCGGGGACTTCCCGGGTGGCAAAATTGAGAAGAACATGACATTTGCCAACGAAGTTGCAGTATTTACCTGGCTGGGAGACAGATGGGCAAAAGACGGTGTTAAACTGGAACACTGCGGTGTTGTAACCGATGACGGCTTTGAAATCTTCTACCGCTTCCCGATGAAAGACCTGATCGTTTGCGGATTGCCGGGCCTATACTAAAAATGAGGCCAGTTCGGTAAACAGAACTACTTTCGAAATATTCCTCACTCCCTTCGGGAGTGTGGAATATTTCTTTAGTTTTTTCCCTTGCTTAACCGATCTATCTTAATTGTGGTAAAGGAAATAATGGTAAGGAGGGATTATTGTATATATGCCTTCATCGAATAACCCCCGGGTAGTGATTACCCATCGAGAATCTATCCCCGGTACACCTGGCAGCTATACAAATGAAGAACTTGCTGTTGTCTATGAAATGGTCAGAGAATCGGTAGATATACTTGGTGGCATAGATTCTATAATAAAGCCGGGCGATAAAGTTGTAGTTAAGATCAATGCCGGTGTTCCTACTCCTGCAGACAAGGGATATGATACAGATCCACGAGTTCTTGAGGCTGTTATCAAGTTGATCAAAGAGGAAACAAAGGCGGAATCTGTTAAGGTAATTGAAAGATCTGCTTCCTATGGGGACACTTCAAAATCTCTCGAGGTTTCCGGTTTAAAAGCTGCTGCTGAACGGGCAGGTGTTGATGAAATTATCAATCTGCAGCATGTTGAACGGGTTTCAGTTCAGGTACCTAAACCTGAAGTTCTTTTTGAACCGGTTATGCTTCCCCGGTGCCTACTTGAAGCCGACAGGATTATTTACATTCCCAAAATGAAAGTTCATAAGCTTACCCAGGTATCGCTGTCCATGAAGTTAAGCCAGGGTTTACTGGCCTGGAGCGATATTCACCGCAACCACCGGACCGATATTGATCAGAAAATGGCCGATCTCCTGCAGCTTATCAAGCCCGATCTTATTATCATGGATGCCCTTTGGCCTACGCAGGGTCAGGGTCCGGTATCGCCATTTCCGGACGATTTAATCAAAGATTTTAATGTAATAATTGCCGGAACTGATTCGGTTGCAGTTGATACAGTTGCCTCTACTATTATGGGGTTTGAACCCCTTCACGAGATACCTATGATCAGAACCGCATCCATGCTCGGTCTGGGTGAAGGTAGCCTTGAAAAAATTGAAGTATTGGGCACTCCAATAGAGAAGGTTAAACGTAACTTCAGGCGAGGTAATATTGACCTGGCCGGGATTCATCCCAAGGTTAAAGCTTATTACGGAAGCGCCTGTAAGGGTTGCATACATTTGACCAGGACTAGTCTTGACTCATGGTTGGCCATTCCTGAAAACCTCAAGCAGCTAGAGCAGCTTGAACAGCTCACATTTATCATAGGGCCGCGGACTACAGTCCCCGATAACATTCCACACAATCCTCCTCATTCATACACATTTGTTATTGGCGACTGTGCCTGTGAGCACAAGAATAAAGGCATATTTTTACCGGGTTGTACTTCCTGGAGTATCGCTCAGATGGACTTTATCGGAAAGACTGAAGAAGAACTGGTCGATTGGTATCTGAAACGTTACCCCGGGGTTGAGAAAGATGAGAATCAATGCCCGTTAATACCCTAGCATTAAATTCTTACTTACAGGAGGATGATATTATCGATGAAAGCGATGGTACTGGAAGAGTTTAACCAGCCTTTAAAATTGAGAGAGTTAGATATACCGAAGCCTGCCGCTGATGAAGTGCTGATCAAGGTGCGTGCTTGCAGTATTTGCGGAACAGATTTAAAAATTATCAGCGGCAAAATTGACACTGTTCCCCTGCCCCTGATACCCGGGCATGAATCAACCGGTGATGTAATCGAGATTGGGGCCGAAGTAAAAGATTTGAAAGTGGGCGACAGGGTAACGGTGGATCTTTATGTAACCTGTGGTCAGTGCAAAAATTGTCTCGCC is a window from the Bacillota bacterium genome containing:
- a CDS encoding branched-chain amino acid ABC transporter permease; translation: MTFWVVQLLNGLAFSSLLFLLSVGFTLIFGLMRILKLTHGAFFALGGYVGLTVLQVTGNFYLAILAGGAAMTIIGLLQHKILLHRFHGIPLNQVLLTLGLWLIYDDIILVIWGGIPQRVPPPPLLEGAMSVFGTAFPKYRFALILLGVVVAIVVWLIIEKTKLGAVIRAGADNEEIARAMGINVNKVFIFAFGFGSFLAGIAGVLGAPLLGLEPATSSLILPLALVVVIVGGLGSLKGAMVGSLFVGLVDNFGRVLIPDFAYFTLFAPMALILIFRPQGMFGRK
- a CDS encoding branched-chain amino acid ABC transporter permease produces the protein MTTSMIAAIITKNKYKVIFLVAMLVLLVLAPQFVSRFTVTLITLCFVYSILAMSLDLLAGYMGYASLGHAAFFGVAAYSVAIANTKMGYSFLPSVIFSLAITIFLALIFGLLVSSLKGVQFTLVNLALGQVIWGVAYRWYNLTGGDDGLRGVARPEIGSLVLRGDSFYYFALIVFVVSLICLVMLVQSPFGQTIRGIKLSESRMRVLGYNVFLHKYLNYIIAGFFAGVAGILMVYFNTYIGPSSLEVFASASALLMVLVGGAGTLFGPIIGASFVVLLENFFSAQTERWMMIMGLLYVSVVLFLPGGIFGLFKNLINRIFSRKIQKPVSDSIDK
- a CDS encoding ABC transporter substrate-binding protein; this encodes MIKKMTVGLLVLLMVTALFAVAGCGGDTTTPPTEEPGENGEDLPVIKIGFLAPLTGTFAASGVDMRDGMLLYLFEKDSVLAGYKIEVVVEDTAGNPDVALTKARRLVEQENVDFLMGGLLASEGYALYEYAKDMEITYLAPIPSSETLTKGDVSDYFLRTGWSSAQPMMPLGEWMYENGYRKVVYIAMDYAFGYETAGGFQRAFENAGGEVVKKIWTPIGVPDFGPYLAEIAGMAGEIDAVVATIVGGDATRFIPAYAEYGLKDLLPLFGPGNLTDQSTMQTMGDECLGIITALHYTDGIDTPENKAYDQAFRNRYGRMNGYFNEGPYTGMMAFEATLEMVGENYNDPIAFAEAFRQIELIAPRGPMSIDDYNHPVYKVYISEVKRIDGILRNIPFDEIENVTQWGPYTPEEYMALPLYERD
- a CDS encoding ABC transporter ATP-binding protein, with translation MVNEKKGLEPIVVIENVTKRFGGLVAVDDVSLKVYPGERHSIIGSNGAGKTTLFNMISGELSVTSGKIYIKGIDVTDMKTYKRVPLGLARTFQITNLFPTLSVLENVILGLQGIKPSKFVMWKPLSSYREYYEEAENLLNQFDLWRLKDTLVKNLSYGDQRLMEVILGLASKPEILALDEPSSGLSSAETDRLIDVLNGLEKELTIILIEHDMKVAYDVTENMTVLADGVVVAEGTVEEVRNNERVKEIYLGKVATQQ
- a CDS encoding ABC transporter ATP-binding protein; this encodes MILNVEGVHTYYGDSHILHGVDIGVEENQVIALLGRNGVGKTTLVRTIMGIVQPKEGRIEFNGEDITRKPSDMIARRGLGYVPQGRFVFPSLTVMEHLQVVARNSENGAGWTIEKALDFFPRLKERLKNRGDELSGGEQQMLVIARALVTNPKMLIMDEPTEGLAPVIVEEVGKLIHDIKNQGYPIFLVEQNISFATEVADVTYIMSKGTIVYKGLPQELLADKACMDEHLCV
- a CDS encoding MBL fold metallo-hydrolase — encoded protein: MRLTDNIYFSRLDFDINMPDGSKNSRMTYAVLLKYRDICLVDSGVMPTINDLLKMFKEAEVEAGDINYLINTHCHFDHSGGNALLKELNPHLQLMSHPAGQEFIESPEAQNSVRPVPSYRDLVKDGVKVDRLLAEGDLIDIGTPLEIIYTPGHSRDSISVYLPKEKLVIVGDAIPLSGDLPIYEDLNALKESLNKIGKLDYRYMLTAFQGLYDRNEDPDGKNNPIDQALGYLDVIDKHVKSITDDDPSLSVNEITGKLVSELNLPPKFPPFVYTSVAEHVKNLK
- a CDS encoding carbon-nitrogen hydrolase family protein, translated to MGDTYPTLKVAAVQAVPVFLDREATTEKACKLIREAGEGGAKFIVFPEGFIPSHPVWYHFHPGTSSTGIKLSVELFKNSVEIPGPQITDLCQAAKDAEAYVVMGLCEKLPNTIGTMYNTQVFIGPDGSYLGKHQKLAPTVGERLVHKGGFGDTFGTIETEYGPVSGLLCSENSNPLMIMALCAEGTRIHAAAWPNHWSKLQKSMKEFVSIATLNFAQATKAFVISSCATVDERMIKMMELTPEEENILREPEYAGGSMIAAPNGKLIAGPMGNEEGILYADIDLELSVRHKLEHDFAGHYNRSDVFQLFINRNAPQLYIQQGKKFPDPENLFEKIQDSSDIDELALNYFQDEESDGC
- a CDS encoding DUF362 domain-containing protein — translated: MKKVLIVDSNYENCIEAVREVFAQFPSNLRGKKVAVKVNAIKAGDPDKDAFTTNYNFVKAVISHLETLGPSSIVVGDSVGTESYGNSDDVFTRARLKEAAGPYYKNFNQNLELVELGRPLKRKVAVLKDILDADFYISLPKLKTHGLTLLSGGMKNNFGLLTGAQKSWYHYYSKTPEAFASIVTEMFRLRPPDLVVMDAVLAMEGYGPASPETRWVKKVIASDDAVALDTVAAKIVGFTVEEVPTLSQARDLSLGETFLENIEIIGEAPTIQEYHRPTPPELSYSYKAGVGSGRTSIEFYRVRVAMRPVFDPEKCQAGCTICVDNCLFKALSRDEGLPEINPALCMLCSGCKEICPYDAVQLLPDDTIVKELEIKEKDWM
- a CDS encoding Xaa-Pro peptidase family protein, which encodes MQYGQFAVDYEHRPYNPERMRIERVERAQQALKKHGLGALILYDYDYHRYLGYYSYHQYARRRLGTYVLLVQGQGFPYVNVDKYEHGWESLRMPWFEGKMVLKSSKPYQLCNGLPDTPEFMEKSFEENAAEIKALLKKHDLLDMPVGIDVASAHLLDVLRRNGLNVVDGNNCMVDAIRVKTEDEIHCLRMAGAITEAAHWEVAQALRPGMTELEIAGIAANGCFKHGAEELEGPSFVVCSGERSGYGLPNMPTDRRVRPGDFVVLDINGVSFNGYRTCFYRTYLVGDKPTEFQKEVYDIAYEGLMAMSSCMKPGITTADVQKEWLKKGDAPGLWGREPKWPEPGRYFFGSGGHPIGLRSGDPGATIAGSGWIFGDFPGGKIEKNMTFANEVAVFTWLGDRWAKDGVKLEHCGVVTDDGFEIFYRFPMKDLIVCGLPGLY
- a CDS encoding DUF362 domain-containing protein, producing MPSSNNPRVVITHRESIPGTPGSYTNEELAVVYEMVRESVDILGGIDSIIKPGDKVVVKINAGVPTPADKGYDTDPRVLEAVIKLIKEETKAESVKVIERSASYGDTSKSLEVSGLKAAAERAGVDEIINLQHVERVSVQVPKPEVLFEPVMLPRCLLEADRIIYIPKMKVHKLTQVSLSMKLSQGLLAWSDIHRNHRTDIDQKMADLLQLIKPDLIIMDALWPTQGQGPVSPFPDDLIKDFNVIIAGTDSVAVDTVASTIMGFEPLHEIPMIRTASMLGLGEGSLEKIEVLGTPIEKVKRNFRRGNIDLAGIHPKVKAYYGSACKGCIHLTRTSLDSWLAIPENLKQLEQLEQLTFIIGPRTTVPDNIPHNPPHSYTFVIGDCACEHKNKGIFLPGCTSWSIAQMDFIGKTEEELVDWYLKRYPGVEKDENQCPLIP